The Carassius gibelio isolate Cgi1373 ecotype wild population from Czech Republic chromosome B18, carGib1.2-hapl.c, whole genome shotgun sequence sequence AACTGCTGATTAATTGTATGCATGTAAAACAATATAACAGAGAAGCTTTATTAAAAACGCGCTTAAGGCAGTGAAATAATATTCTCGGTGCTCACCATTATTGTAAGTTTTCACGGCTCGCCAGGAACCACGCTCCTAACTCGATGGCGGCCACGGAAGAAAAGGAAGAATGAAGCACTCCACTGCCACTCGCATATACATCCGATTTATGTCACTTCCGCCCAAGCATGTGCTTCATTTTATTCAGTagcttattttttataaacatgatatagatttaattaaattaatattttgtatcatttattattttaataacagtaAATTTCAATAAGATACATGCGATAAAGTAATAATCGTGCCAATATGTTTCGGCACTATATAAGTGGAAGCTGGCGGATGGGTCATATGGATCTACTTTCAGTAAGTCATtcaaatatttagaaatgtttggatattttttagtatttcattagtttttatcttagtttaaaataatattgcaaaGATAAgtgaatcaataaaaaaaactttttgttgaacattatatttttaacaaGAATGGGCGTGACAAAAGGACGCCTTGCGTTGTAACCCTCGTGACGTATATTAGGCGCGCAGAAATCAAATAGCTTTGAATCCTGTATGTTCTTAATTCAAACGGATACAATTtggtaatttaatatatattttgttttaaaacgaGGGGAATGGGATCAAAAATAGTTTCGGACGCCAATGCGTTTGTTAAATTTCTGAAGTGAGTTATTgtaactttcttttttattacgATTGACTGAACTTGAATAACTGGCATATATCATGTTTTTGTTATCTGCAATTCatatgtttatctttttttttttttttcttgcttgtttTAGGTCGTGTCAAGATGAAAATAAAGAGAACTGCACGTATATGGTAAAACTAAAATGTGTGCAGATGAATAGAAAAGATGTTCATTCTTGCGTATGGAAAAGTTGAAcaagtcatttgtttatttatttattcatttatttcaggatGATATTTCAATTCTACTGGTGGAGAGGGAAGAACTTTTGCATGACATACTCGGTGGAAATCAGCCTATCTTTGTCTGTGAGAAAGAAGTAAGTCAGTTTATGGTGGTCTCATATACATAGAATGAGTATGTGCTATTCTTATTTACCCTAACCATTACAAAACATGTGAACATATTTAATGAAAAGCAACCAAAGTGTGAACCAGAAGCTGCGGAAACTACAGCTGACACCAGTGTTGTTGAAGAAACTCTTTTTAAAGTGGAGCAAGATCTAGGGCCTCAGCCTCTCTCTGTCATGAAAGCAAGGTGAAAGGAGTTGCTTGTTTCAATATAGTACAATTGAATGATTCTTTCCCCCCTCACAAAAGCTGAGCACtatgataaataattattttcactcCCTTTCATTTTCTAGGCAGCTAATGTCTTGGTACACCATGGCTCAAAACCCCAACATGCCCCAGGTGGAAGCCCCAGGGACTCTACACCCTCTATGGGTCCGTTGTGACAAATTGGACCCATGTGCCACTGCCTGGCTTGGAGTAGAAACTGTCTATAGTGGGAACAAAACCAGTGGTGTCAAACTGTATACAGTCACCTGCAAAGGTAGTTGCGCTTATTTGTTACTCATGGATTATTCAAAGGGATTAGTACCCATAAAGAGAGACAAAACCTTTCCCAATGTTCTGCAGGTCCAACAGGAGATGAAACCTCTTTCACCACAGTGGATGAGCTTAAACAAGAGCATGAGAAAAGACACCATGCTtctacagtaatattttttttgtcatttagctTCTGTAGGTTTCTTACTGTTAGGTGTCTGTTAAGagtattatgatttttattgttactttttttcAGGTGGCGACAAAAGGCTATGCACAGTACAACCTGTTTTGCTCCTTAAAAGAGGAGAGCATGATGTTTGAGTCCCAGAGCAGTGTAATAGCGAGTCTTACATGGAATAATGTGGAGAAAGTATTGGAGTGTCCTCCGTTGTCTTCTAAAGCATCTCTGGTCAGCATCAGTTGCCTTTGATTCAGTCCAAGTTTTGATCATACTGCCTCTTGAGGTTCTGTAGCTTTTTTTTCCCTATTAACAGAATATCAAAGTTGCAGTTGGAGACATGAGGAGTCCATTGTATCAGACCTATAAAGAGATGGAGTTCCTTCTGGTAAGCGTTGGAAAAAAATGGTGTTTCCTATACAgtgtaatttaaatgttatttatatactattttgttttttttttgtttttagattttcagGTGTCAAAaagggtttttgtattttttattttatttgcttttgtaatttgttttaaaacCTGTATGTTTAACTTTTAGTTATTAGTAGTCATGTTAACTGTTGTCATTTttgtatttcaattaaatgtatgtaattttaacttttaattttaagtttaaatttatattttgttgtttcagctttttttttttattaatgaaaagtatttaaaataacttagttaacaataacatttttctgtaatcattaataaaaaaataacttgctATCAAAACACTTGACTTATTCTAGATAGACATGTTTAtcaatgtgtatatatgtattatattgttaatatgtaattataataattttcatgccatcagcatttattgtttttgttttaaaacatttaactaGGCTTTAGCAGAAGGTTTGAGAACAGGAGAAACTGAATGGTTGGAACCAATAGAGACTCAGTCTGCAGTGGACCTGACCAGAGCACTCATTGAAGGTATTGCAGCTTTGCTGATTAATTTGTGTACTGTATGTTCTGTATACATAACAAGAatccataaataattataaatggtGCTGATGATCAGTCCTTTTAAGTATAGCGTCTGTAATTTTTAGGGAGAGCATTTGCTAGTT is a genomic window containing:
- the zwilch gene encoding protein zwilch homolog translates to MGSKIVSDANAFVKFLKSCQDENKENCTYMDDISILLVEREELLHDILGGNQPIFVCEKEQPKCEPEAAETTADTSVVEETLFKVEQDLGPQPLSVMKARQLMSWYTMAQNPNMPQVEAPGTLHPLWVRCDKLDPCATAWLGVETVYSGNKTSGVKLYTVTCKGPTGDETSFTTVDELKQEHEKRHHASTVATKGYAQYNLFCSLKEESMMFESQSSVIASLTWNNVEKVLECPPLSSKASLNIKVAVGDMRSPLYQTYKEMEFLLALAEGLRTGETEWLEPIETQSAVDLTRALIEELENIGQGAPGHTGKASEKQKAKTDALSAFSSMVIERGDLDFTEQLWEKMRKSVTSYQDVTECLRIVVKAVKLGKIKPWIHKDSNSTLSKLILQSYQQQIDAMPLTGLTPANMLLELGLDKIRKDFINYLVGKELTTLNYLRYYLDTEVDLQEQVIRVRKLHHLLEILGTCSTFLSLPHDRLFLFTQSCLQYYKTSNYDEDHVFQLQIKPALISYFYEKEQPFSWAMEVSSGQGSKEVKTALYLSDKPLVDHISFDLDVPLDESVNGENEKMFYYRTMVSCSLISFT